Part of the Sphingobium lignivorans genome is shown below.
TCTGGCCAGCGATAGATGGGCAGGCCGAACGTCGCCTCGGTGATGAAGACATCGCACGGCACGACTTCGAACGGGTCGCAACTCGGATCATGCTGGCGCTTGTAGTCGCCTGCCGCGACCCAGACCTCCCCGTCGACTTCGATCCTGACCTGCGCGGAGCCGAGCACATGCCCGGCGGAATGGAACGACACCGCGGCATTTCCCAGGCGGAAAGGTTCGCCATAGGCATGGGGGTGATAGTTCTGCGGCCCCAGCCGCCATTCCAGGATCGGCAGGCCGGGCGCTGCCACATGATATTCTCCCATGCCCATACGAGCGTGGTCACTATGGCCATGGGTGATGACGGCGCGCGCGACCGGGCGCCAGGGATCGATGTGGAAGTCGCCGGCAGGGCAATAGAGCCCCTCCGGGCGAAGCTGGACGAGATCAGCGCTCATCCGCGCGGTGCCTTCTCATCCTACCTCCTCATGCGCGATCCATCATGGCTCCAGCCGCACAATGGCGGGCGTGCCGCTTCGTTCCGGAGGGGCGGGGCGGCCCCGGCATGTGCGAGGCAACGATCGCCCGTAAGTTCATTGCCGAATGTGCGGCCCCGGCTCCAGGCCCTCCGCCGCCAGCGCGCGACGGCCCATCCTGCCCGCGATGAGGGCGCAGGCGATGAGCTGCAACTGGTGGAACAGCATGACCGGTAGCAGCACCATGCCGACCTGTGCGGCAGGGAACAGAACGCCCGCCATCGGCACGCCGGAGGCGAGGCTCTTCTTGGAGCCGCAGAACAGCAGCACGGCGGCGTCGCCGCGTGGCAGGTTGAGGACGCGGCCAAGTGCAGCCGTGAGTCCCAGCACGAGGCCCAGCAACAGCAGGCAGATCAAGGTCAGCAACAGGAGATCGTCGACGGAGACCCGGTGCCAGATGCCCTCGACCACCGCTGCGCCGAAGGCGCTGTAGACCACCAGCAGGATCGAGCCGCGATCGACCAGCGAGAGGATGCTCTTGTGGCGCGTGACGAAGCCGCCGATCCAGGGGCGCAGAAGATGACCGATGATGAAGGGTAGGAGCAGCTGCAGCACGATGGCTTCCACTGAGGCGAGCGAGATGCCGCCGGTCGTGGCGCCCATCAGCAGCGCGACCAGCAGGGGCGTCAGGAAGATGCCGACCAGATTGGAGAAGGATGCCGCGCAGACTGCCGCCGCGACATTGCCCCGCGCGATGGCGGTGAAGGCAATGGAGGACTGCACGGTCGAGGGCAGGAGGGTGAGGAACAGCAGTCCTGCCGCAAGCGGCGCGGACAGCAGGGGGAGCGCGCTGAAGCCGAGCCCGAGCAGTGGAAAGACGCCGAACGTGACGAGCAACGTGGCGATCTGCACCCGCCAGTTGCGCGCGCCTTGCCAGATGGCTTCGCGGGAGAGCTTGGCGCCGTGAAGGAAGAACAGGAGCACGATTCCCGCATCCGCCGCGCCTTCCGCAACGCCTGCCCATTGCCCGCGCGCGGGCAGCAGGCTGGCAAGCACGACAGTGCAGAGCAGCGCAATGATGAAGGGATCGAACAGGGAGCGGAGTCTGGGGATCACGGGGGACCGTTCACATAGGAGTCGAGCTGCGCCAGATGCGCCGAAACCTGCCCGTCATCAAGGAAAGAACCCAGGAAACTGTTGCGCGCGAGCGTGACGAGGTCCCGCCGGTCGAGACCGCGCGCAGCCGCGACGGCGCGATAATTATCGGCGATATAGCCGCCGAAATAGGCCGGATCGTCCGAATTAATGGTAGCCCGGAGCCCCAGCGCCAGCATGCGGTCGATGGGGTGGTCGCCCATCTCCTTCACCACGCGAAGCTTGAAGTTGGAGAGAGGGCAGACGGTGAGCGTCATGGCCTCGCGCGCCAGCCGGGCTGTCAGCAACGGGTCCTCGAGCGCGCGATTGCCATGGTCGAGCCGGTCGATCCCCAGCAGGTCGAGTGCTTCGAGGATGTAGGCAGGCGGCCCTTCCTCGCCGGCATGGGCAACCCGCCGCAGTCCTGCATCCGCCGCCGCGGCGAAGACACGGACGAAGCCGGATGGCGGATGGCCCACTTCCGAGGAATCGAGGCCGACGCCTTCGATATAGTCGAGCCAGGGCTCGGCGGCGCGGAACGTCGCCAGCGCGGCTTCCTCGTCGAGGTGGCGCAGGAAGCAGAGGATCAGTTTCGCGGTCAGGCCGTGCCGTGCGCGCGCATCCGCCATTCCCGCGAGCAGCCCGCGCATGACGACGTCGAAGGGAATGCCCCGGTCCGTGTGGGTCTGGGGATCGAAGAAGATCTCGGCATGGACCACGCCGTCAGCGGCCGCACGATCGAAATAGGCAACGGCGAGATCATGAAAATCCTCTTCCGTCCGCAGGACGTCGGCCCCCGCATAATAGATGTTCAGGAAGTCCTGGAGGTTCGAGAAGTCATAGGCGGCACGCACCTCCTCGACAGAGCGGAAGGGGATGGCGATCCTGTTGCGACGAGCGAGCGCGAACATCAGCTCCGGCTCGAGGCTGCCTTCGATGTGGAGGTGAAGCTCCGCCTTGGGCAGGCCGGTGATGAAGCGGTCGAGATCGTTCATGACATGCTCCGGATGAGACAGCGAGCGAGGCGCAGTGGCCGGCATCAATGGCGGGCCAATGACAAGCCGCGGTCCCGTGGTTCGTGTTTGGGATTCTTCTACACCGGCTTCGCGTCCATCGCCATGGATGGCCAGCGCCCGCTTTCCCGGATATTGCCGGCCCTCGTCCGGCCGGCATGCATGGCGCGGCTTTCGTCCATTCTCTTCACGCCCGGAGTCCCCGAATGACCGTCGAGAAGCGCTATCTCACAGCTGATGAACTGCTGGCGGACTCCTTTCGCCTCGCCAATCTCATTCTCGACGCCGGCTTCCGTCCCACTCACATCGTCGGCATCTGGCGCGGCGGGGCGCCCGTGGGCATCGCCGTACAGGAGCTGCTCGAATATCATGGCGTCAATGCCGACCATATCGCGATCCGCACGGCCTCCTACACCGGTATCGACCGGCAGGAGCCCGAAGTACGCGTCTATTCGCTGGGCTATCTCATCGATACGCTGGAGCCGACAGACCGCCTGCTGGTGATCGATGACGTGTTCGACAGCGGCCGCTCGATCGACGCCTTCCTGCGCGAATTGCGCGCGCGTTGTCGCCACAACACGCCCGAGACGATCCGCATCGCGACGGTCTATTACAAGCCGGCCCGCACGAAGGTGCCGCTCAAGCCGGATTTCTATGTCCACCGCACGGACGAGTGGCTGGTCTTCCCTCACGAAATCGATGGGCTGAGCCATGAGGAAATCCGCCGGCACAAGCCGGACGCGGCGCTCATCCTGCGCGAGGATTGAGGCCGGCCTCGCGACTGAAAAGGCACCGCGTGCGGAGAGCCAGTTGTCCGGAAGCGGTTTAGCTGGTTAGACCTGTCTTTCCCGAAAGCTTCTTCCAGCACTCAGATGGGATCTTGCATGATCAGAAGACTGTCCCTGTCCGCCTGCCTTCCTCTCCTGTCCCTCCTGAGCGCCGCGTCGGTACAGGCCGCGTTGCCGGAAGCAGCCGCGCCGCGAGCGACCATCGCGCGGCTCGAGGCTCTCAACGCCAGTGACAGTTTCAAGACTGCAGCCGCTCGGCTGGATGCCGATTGGGACCGCATCGTTGCCGACATCATCACGCTGACGGAGATCCCCGCGCCGCCATTTGGCGAGGCGAAACGAGCCTCCGCCTTCGCGGACATGCTGAAGGCGCACGGGCTGGAGGATGTGGAGATTGACGAGGAAGGCAACGCGATGGGGCTGCGGCGCGGCACCGGCAAGCCCGGCGGCCCGCTGCTGGTCGTCGCCGCCCACCTCGACACCGTCTTCCCCGCCGGGACGGACGTGAAGGTACGGCGCGAGGGAGACCGGCTGCTGGCGCCCGGCATCGGGGACGATACATGCAGCCTCTCGGTGCTGCTCGCCTTTATCCGCGCGATGGACGCGGCAGGCATCCGCACGACTCACGATATTCTCTTCGTCGGCAATGTCGGCGAGGAAGGCCCTGGCGATCTGCGCGGCATCCGGCATCTTTTCACCAAGAGCAAGTACAAGGATCGGGTCGCGCAGTTCGTGGCGTTTGAGCCCGGCCGCGAGGGCATCACCATCGGCGGCATTGGGTCCAAGCGCTACAAGGTCGCATTCAAGGGGCCGGGCGGCCATAGCAATGGCGACTTCGGCATGGTGAATCCCGCTTATGCCAT
Proteins encoded:
- a CDS encoding phosphoribosyltransferase; translation: MTVEKRYLTADELLADSFRLANLILDAGFRPTHIVGIWRGGAPVGIAVQELLEYHGVNADHIAIRTASYTGIDRQEPEVRVYSLGYLIDTLEPTDRLLVIDDVFDSGRSIDAFLRELRARCRHNTPETIRIATVYYKPARTKVPLKPDFYVHRTDEWLVFPHEIDGLSHEEIRRHKPDAALILRED
- a CDS encoding bile acid:sodium symporter, translated to MPRLRSLFDPFIIALLCTVVLASLLPARGQWAGVAEGAADAGIVLLFFLHGAKLSREAIWQGARNWRVQIATLLVTFGVFPLLGLGFSALPLLSAPLAAGLLFLTLLPSTVQSSIAFTAIARGNVAAAVCAASFSNLVGIFLTPLLVALLMGATTGGISLASVEAIVLQLLLPFIIGHLLRPWIGGFVTRHKSILSLVDRGSILLVVYSAFGAAVVEGIWHRVSVDDLLLLTLICLLLLGLVLGLTAALGRVLNLPRGDAAVLLFCGSKKSLASGVPMAGVLFPAAQVGMVLLPVMLFHQLQLIACALIAGRMGRRALAAEGLEPGPHIRQ
- a CDS encoding adenosine deaminase, giving the protein MNDLDRFITGLPKAELHLHIEGSLEPELMFALARRNRIAIPFRSVEEVRAAYDFSNLQDFLNIYYAGADVLRTEEDFHDLAVAYFDRAAADGVVHAEIFFDPQTHTDRGIPFDVVMRGLLAGMADARARHGLTAKLILCFLRHLDEEAALATFRAAEPWLDYIEGVGLDSSEVGHPPSGFVRVFAAAADAGLRRVAHAGEEGPPAYILEALDLLGIDRLDHGNRALEDPLLTARLAREAMTLTVCPLSNFKLRVVKEMGDHPIDRMLALGLRATINSDDPAYFGGYIADNYRAVAAARGLDRRDLVTLARNSFLGSFLDDGQVSAHLAQLDSYVNGPP
- a CDS encoding M20/M25/M40 family metallo-hydrolase, with translation MIRRLSLSACLPLLSLLSAASVQAALPEAAAPRATIARLEALNASDSFKTAAARLDADWDRIVADIITLTEIPAPPFGEAKRASAFADMLKAHGLEDVEIDEEGNAMGLRRGTGKPGGPLLVVAAHLDTVFPAGTDVKVRREGDRLLAPGIGDDTCSLSVLLAFIRAMDAAGIRTTHDILFVGNVGEEGPGDLRGIRHLFTKSKYKDRVAQFVAFEPGREGITIGGIGSKRYKVAFKGPGGHSNGDFGMVNPAYAMANAITRFSQMPVPKEPRTVFNVGIVEGGTSVNSIPFETAITVDMRSEGKAALDAQETYLLGLLQPAVDAENTARSTAKGKISYEAKKVGDRPVGLTPANSPIVQVATASALAAGTKPVYRIGSTDSNIPMSLGIPAITLGSGFSTSRSHSLEESLLLDRPGTVKHMTVGLATVIALAGGK